In Leptospira fletcheri, the genomic window TTGTACGGGGTAAAGGAATTTTACGGAGTTCTTACGTATATTCCGATGGCATTGCATACGGCTGTTTGCTTTATCTTTTATGCAGGAGCCATACTGGCAATCAATCCGGAGTCGGGCTTCATGAAGACTTTTACGAGCCCACGTTTGGGGGGAAGAATTTTCAGAGCTCTATTGCCCTTAGTCGTATTGGTGCCGATTCTTTTCGGATATATCCGCCTTTTGATAGGCGCAAAGATTCCCCTCGCAGTGGAATTGTACGTGGGAATCCTGATCACAAGCATCATATTCACCTTTTTTGCCGCCGTTTGGTACGTCTCAAGTATATTGAATCGGATCGACCTGGCGAGAACGGTCGCGGAAGAAAGACTTCAAAAATCCAACAAGGGACTGGAGGCATTTTCCTATTCCGTTTCCCACGATCTCCGAGCCCCGCTTCGCGCAGTCAGCGGATATACCAAAATATTAATCGAAGATCACATCGAAGAACTAAGCGAAGACGCAATATCTTTGACCGGAAAGATACTCGCCAATGCCGATAGGATGAGCGAGCTTATCGAAGATTTGCTTCAGTTTTCCAAATCGGAAAGAGCAGAGCTGAGAAAAGTGAAATTATCGATGAAAGAACTCGTAGAGACGGTTGCTTCGGATCTGAAAGGGTACGAGGCCGGGAGGAACGTGGAGTTTCGTATATATGAAATTCCGGACGCTCTTGCGGACTTCGTCACGATTCGGCAGGTTTGGATCAATCTTATATCGAACGCACTGAAATACACGAAGAACAAAAACAAAGCAGTTATCGAGATCGGTTCCGAGCCCACGGAAGGAGGAGTAGCTTATTTCGTAAAGGATAACGGTGCGGGATTCAATATGAATTACTACAGTAGGCTTTTCGGGGTGTTTCAAAGATTACATGCGCAAGAAGAGTTCGAAGGTACGGGAGTAGGTTTGGCGACCGTTAAAAGTATCGTGGAACGTCACGGCGGGAAAATTTGGGCGGAGGGAGAACAGGATCACGGTGCGACTTTTTACTTTTCTTTGCCGAAATAGAAGAACTCTTTCTTCCTTCTTGACAACTCCATCTTAGAAGACGTAAACATCCTATTTATTTCGAGAGGTGACGGTGCTCTGGAGTCATAATTACAATCGATTAGCGGGGCAAAGAATCCATAGAACGGAGGCATTGGCTGACGGAGTCTTTGCGGTCGCATTTACTTTGCTTGTTCTGGATATTAAGTTACCCGCAACGGAATTGATCCGGTCGGAATCGGATCTTATTGCATATTTGGTTTCCATTTCGCATAAGCTATTGAGTTATGGGTTGAGTTTCATCACTCTGGGGATTTTTTGGACGGCGCACTCCATGCAATTCACCTTTATCCGGAAGAGTGACCGTCACTTAAGCTGGATTTCCGTTCTGTATTTATCATTCGTTTCCCTCTTGCCTTTTAGCACCGCTTTTTTAAGCGAATTCATCCAATTCAAAACCGCAGTGGTTCTTTATTGGCTGAACCTAGTATTGCTAGGCGCCACGATTTATTTCCATTGGGCTTACGCTTATCGGAACGATCTGTTGGACACCGACCACCCCGACATTCAGGCGATCGATCGGATCATCCGAAAGCGGGTGATCTACGCCCAAATATTTTACGGCTTGTCTACGATGCTCTGTCTGATCGATAATTACCTTAGCATCGCAGTTACGTTCCTGATCCAATTGAATTATGCCGTCGCGCCGCGTTTCAAAAGAAAGAGAACGTAAGCCGAAATGGAAATGGTTTTTGGGTTTGCTTGCGGGGCTTCGGGTTGTTCCTTTCTAGCCCCAAGTTGTAAAATACCCTTGAAAGATTTAACAACTATAAAAACTTAACTCTCTTATACTAAAAATTAATCATTTTTAAGTTTCGTATCTTAAACATTATGAATGGGGAATTTCAAAATCATGCGACCTTACTTCGAAAGAATGATGCTATTGGTATTTTTTGCAATGATCGCAAATTGTACAAGCCACGTAATTCGAGCCTATAATCCGACAAACGAAAAGGATAAGAAGAATTTTGGATTGGTAGCGTTCGGTTTCTACGTCTATAATCCGGAAATGAACGGCCCATTCGGGATCGGAAAGCTGCTCAGCAAAGATTCCGGTACCGTTTATACATATTTGACTTCCGATTCTATCAAGTTCTCCGAGGTTATCTTAAAAGACGGAAAAGGGAATGTGGTTACGGCAAATCCTTATCCGATGGAAGCGCCTACTATCATGGAAAAAGTAGGCTCTACCCAATACTATGAGGGAAAAAAAGGGTACATTGAACCGTTCTACTTATTGCTCTCGGTCGATCCTAAGAAAGAATACTTGATATCCAGAGTAACGTATACTTACCAAATCAATTGTGGACAGAATTGTCAGAGAACGATTGTTCGGGATTTTCCTCTCGATTCCAATCAATCCTTCAAATCGTTTCCTATAAGAGCGAAGGCGGGAGAAATAACGTTCGGCGGGATTATCATGGCGAAAGTGATTCGCACTACCAAAGAGAATCCTTACGGATTGATCGATGATGCCGCCGGGATTACGGAATTGTTTTCGGGGAATAAGGTTGCCATAGTTTTTGAACCCGGGGAAGGTTACATTAAAAGTATGGATTCGAATTTCCTCCGAAAAGTTTTTTATAATGATATATCGATAGACAAAGTAGATAAGAAGAACGCCGAAAAATTATTTTATGAAAAATTGTCGAAAGCATATCCGGACGGCTTTTGGAAAAAGCTAGCTGAGACGAAACAACAGGCATTCTCGAAATAATTCGTATCGGATGCCCGAAAGTCTTGGAATCTCTAACAGGATTCGACGGATATACGGAAGAATTAGAATATACTTAAGGATTCTGGTCAAGAACGCGGCAACGATGCGTAGGGTGTGAAACAGTCGAAAGCGTGAGCCCGCAGAGGGTTCGCGGATTTAGAACCGAGGCGCTTGCGACCGAAGCGGAGCGTAGCCCGAAGCAGCGTGACCCGAGCGGAAGCGAGGGGGCCGCCAATCCAAAGGAGAAATATGAAACCTAAAATTCTTTTGCGTATCGCAGCACTTTTGATCCTCTTCCATACGGTAGGGCACACGTTCGGAATGCAGAACAGAAAGAATGTCCAAGAACCTTCCGCTCAGTCTTTGCTGCAGTCGATGTCGGAAGTTAAGGTACCGATGATGGGAAAAGTCACGAACCGTTCCTACGATGATTTCTATTACGGAATGGGAATCGCGCTTTCCGTGTCCTTGTTTTCCGTCGCTCTTCTTCTTTGGTTGCTCGGAAACGTTTCCGAGAAAAACGCGAACACGGTTCGTATTTTGTCCATTCCGATCCTGATTCATTTGGCGGGATTGGCGGTCATCGAGTTTCTTTACTTTTTTCCTTTACCCGCCTGGACTTCCGCTCTCGCTTGCGTTTGCATCGGAGCTAGTCTGGTAAAACGGTCCGACGGATAGGTTTCCCGATTTTTCTAGGTCCGATCCGACAGGCTTTGTTTCATTCTTCTTGCGTCTTCCGCAAAGGAGCGGGAGGCGAAGAACACGAAAATCGCGGACACGAGCACGGTGAAGGGAATGAGAATCAGAGCTTCGTGAAGTCCGATCGCCTTAAAACGTTCGGACATTTCCATCGTTCCGGATTCGATCATCGCTTTGCGGGAATACTGATCGGAAATCCAGCCCACGACAGTCGGGCCGGCTGCTCCGCCTAACAGGTACATGGCGGCAAAATAAAGGGCCATGGCGGTGGCTCTCAGTCTGGGTTCGATCACATCCTGGATGGCCGGATACACGCAGGTATAGTAATTGTAGGATAGAAGCCAGCCGAAACCGAATAAAGAAGAAAACAAAAGTACTGAACTTTCCGGCTGTTTTAACGCGAACCAAACCGCGATTCCGCAAACTAAGAGATTGAACGCTCCGAAGAGAAGTCGACCTCTTTCCCACCTTTGGTGAATGCGGTCGGCCAACCATCCTCCGAGAGTTAAGCCGACAAGCCCGGTGACTCCGACGATGCATCCCGTAGTTATGGCCGCCTCGGTTAGGGAAACGTGAAAGTATCTCTGCAACAAAGAAACCAGAAAACTATTTACGGCATACACTGCAAAGTTGAAGGTCAGCCCGGATAAAATAAGCCACCACATCGTCCTATTTTTCAAAACGGTTTTGATCGGTTGCGAAACCGTTTTTTCGGAAATTCGGACTGCTTCCGCGGCTCCTCTTTCCGGTTCGCGGATCAGAAAAAAACAGACCGCCAAAATAAAACCCGGGACTGCGGCAATGAAAAACGGGGCCCGCCAAGTTCCGAAGGATTTTACCATGGCTCCGACGGTAAAAAATGCGAGAAGCAACCCGAGAGGAAGTCCCAGCATGAAGATCCCGGTGGCACGCGCTCTTTTGTGAGCGGGAAAAAGATCGCCGATCATGGAATTTGCGGCGGGAGCATACGTGGCTTCTCCGACTCCCACTCCCATTCGAACGAAGAGAAACGAGAGGTAGTTCCAAGCAAGACCGTTAATTCCGGTAAAGAGACTCCAGGCGCTGAGTCCCCAGCCCATGATTTTCTTTCTGGTTCCGGAATCCGCGAGTCTGCCTAGGGGAACGCCGGCTATCGCATACACCACCGTGAAAACGGAACCCATGAGCCCTAGCTCCAGGTCGCTTAACGTCCATTCGTGGCGTATGGGTTCCACTAGAATTGCGGGTATCGTTCGATCGAAAAAGTTCAGCAGGTTCGCAAAGAATAATAGGATCAGGATCTTCCATGCATTTTCGGTCTGTTTTCCGGATAATTCCATCTCGCTCGTCTCCTGTGTCTCTTTTCGAATGCGGCCGGATCATAGAAGGCGACGCGGTCCGCCCCGCAATATTTTGGGGCAATAGTAGAAGCGCAGGTTTTCGAAAAGCAACCGTTAAAAATATGGATCTAACGTCTGTTCACTAAAAACTTTCTTTGCCTCCAATCCTTGGGTCGCGAAAGTAAAAAAACTTCGCCATGTTTCTTCCAACCTTGAATCCGGGGATTTTTGCGCATATCGATGCCGGTAAGACCACGTTACTGGAACGGATCCTATTTGTGACCGGTAGAATCTCCGCTCCCGGCAGAATCGAGGAAGGGACGACAGAGTCGGATTATCTTCCCGAGGAGATCGAAAGGGGAATTTCCATCCAATCCACAGTCGCGAGAATTCAGTATCCCAGCTCGGAGAACGCGAGGCTTCTTCTGCAATTCGTGGACAATCCGGGACATTTGGATTTCCAATCCCAAGCGAACGCTTCCTTGCTTGTCGCGGATTTCGGCCTAGTGCTCATCGATTCGTACGAGGGTTTGAAATCCCAAACGTTCCAAAATGTGGAGATGCTCCGCAAATCCGGAAAACCCATATTCATTTTTCTGAATAAACTAGATCGTCAAGGTGCGGATATCCTTTCTTCCCTCGTGGATCTGGAGGTGGCTCTGGGACGAGAACCCACGCTTCTTTTCCGGGAAGACGGAACGGTGCCTTTATTGGACAAGTCCGGCGCGGAAGGGGAGTTTCTCCCTTTATTGGAGTGGGACGCTTCTCTCTCCGAAGAATACCTGAAACATCCGGAACGTCTCTCCGAATTGGCTCTCTTGGGATTCGTACGTGGATTTTGGGCCGGGCGGATTTTTCCGGTGTTAGGAGGTTCCGCTCTTCACGGAAACGGGGTTAAGGAGCTCTTGTCCATTTTCGAACTAGTAGCCCTGGGGCGCCCGAAGTCTTCTCCGCAAAACGAGGAAATTGCGGGGATCGTGTTCAAGCGGGAGGTCCATCCGGAATTGGGGAAGCTTCTGCATTTCCAAGCTCTCGCTCCCATGCAAGTCGGAGACCGGTTTTTTTCCGAAGGTGCGGCTCTACAGATCCAAAATTTGTACCGGATTTCCGCGAGGGAGGCGGAGGAAACTTCTAATGCGGAACCTGGAGAATTGCTCGCAACGACTTCTTTTCTTTCTCCCCACCCGGGAGACGTATTCACACGACATAATGTTCCAAATCCGAACTTATTGTCTCCTGCGAGAAAGCAATTCCAGATCCTATTGGAACCGGAACGGGGAGAAGATCGGGAAGAATTCTGGGGAGTATTGCAGGAGCTTGCTTGGCTGGACGAATCCGTTTCTTTGGATATTCTTTCCGATACGGGGCAATTCCGGCTTTCCGGAACGGGAGAGTTGCATTTGGAGATCTCTCTCTCTCGCCTGAAAGAGTCCTTTCCAAAAAGTTTTCAGACTAGCGGAATCAAAGTTGCAAGATTTGCCTTATGGAAAAATTTGGTGAAAAAGGTCGCATTTCAGCATACCGCGTTCGACCAAAAAGTCTCGAGCGGTCAGGTGCTCGCGTCCTTGGAAAGCTCTCACAGTTTCTCCAAGGGAGTGCGGTTCCAAACACAGCTACCGGAAGAAGTAGAGTCGGCGATTGCTTTCGCTTTTGAGGAAGTGCTCGCCACTGGAAGAAACGGGGATGAAGTTCTCGGAGTCCAGATGATCGTGAATTCTTTCGAACCTCCTTCGGGCGGTTTCGGAGAAGATCTTTCTTCTTTGATCAAGGTGGCCGTGATCAAGGGTTTAAAGGACATAATTCCGTCGAACACGGATCCGATCGGTCCTGTCTCCGAAATAGAGATTCTATTACCGGATTCTTATTTAGGGGACGTCTTAGCCAGCTTGGCAAAGCGGGAGGCTAAGATTCGAAAGGTGGTTTCGGTGGCGGAAGGCCGTTCCTTGATCCAGGCAAGTGCTGCTGCGCAAAACTTGCTTGGCTTTAGCGGTGTCCTTAGAAATATGGCTCAGGGAAGGGGCGTCCTGTCTTTGGACACCCTTTTCGACTTTGATCACCATTCTGTATTGCATTAAATGAGTCCCGTGAGGGTTCGTTAACAAGTAAGGAGTTTAAAAGCACTATGGCTAAGGAGAAATTCGACAGGTCCAAACCTCACTTAAACGTCGGAACGATCGGGCACGTAGACCACGGGAAAACCACCCTAACTGCAGCAATCACCACCACTTTGGCAAAAGTGTTAGGTGGGAAAAACAAAGCTGTAGCCTACGACCAAATCGACAACGCACCTGAGGAAAAAGCCCGCGGAATCACGATTGCAACCTCTCACCAAGAGTATGAGACCGCAAACCGTCACTATGCTCACGTTGACTGTCCGGGTCACGCTGACTACGTTAAGAACATGATCACCGGCGCTGCTCAAATGGACGCGGCTATTCTGGTGGTTTCTGCTACAGACGGACCAATGCCTCAGACGAAAGAACACATTCTGCTCGCTCGTCAGGTTGGCGTTCCTTACATCATCGTATACATCAACAAAGCCGACATGCTTGCCGACGATGAGCGTGAAGAGATGATCCAAATGGTTGAGATGGACGTTCGCGACCTGCTCAATAAATATAGCTTCCCAGGCGATAACACTCCTATCGTTTACGGATCCGCTCTGAAAGCTCTCGAAGGAGAGGATTCCGAACTCGGAACGAAATCGATCATCAAATTGATGGAAGCTCTGGACACTTACGTTCCGAACCCGAAACGTATCGTAGACAAACCGTTCCTAATGCCTGTGGAAGACGTGTTCTCCATCACCGGCCGTGGAACCGTTGCTACCGGTCGTGTGGAACAAGGAACCCTGAAGATCAACGACGAAGTCGAGATCGTGGGAATTCGTCCTACCACCAAAACCGTCGTTACCGGTATCGAGATGTTCCGCAAATTGTTGGATGCCGCTGAGGCAGGAGACAATATCGGAGCGCTCCTTCGTGGAACTAAAAAAGAGGATATCGAAAGAGGTCAGGTTCTCGCTAAGCCGGGTTCGATCACCCCTCACAAAAAGTTCAACGCGGAAGTTTACGTTCTGACCAAAGACGAAGGTGGACGTCACACTCCGTTCTTCAACAACTACCGTCCTCAGTTCTATTTTAGAACGACCGACATCACCGGCGTTTGTAACCTTCCTTCCGGAATGGAGATGGTTATGCCCGGGGACAACGTAACGATGAGCATCGAGTTGATTCACCCGATCGCCATGGACAAAGGTCTCAAGTTCGCGATTCGCGAAGGCGGAAAGACCATTGGCTCCGGCGTCGTGGCCGAGATCACCGAGTAAGAGTAAGGGAATGGCTGGCCAAAAGATCAGAGTAAAGCTCAAGGCATTCGATCATAAATTGATCGACCAATCGACTTACGAGATTGTTGCCACTGCCAAGAGGACCGGAGCTACAGTCTCCGGTCCGATTCCTCTTCCAACGAAGAAGGAAATCTACACAGTGCTCCGTTCTCCTCACGTAAATAAAAAATCAAGAGAGCAGTTTGAGATGAAAACTCACAAACGGCTGATCGACATCCTGGACACGAATGAAGACACGGTGGAAGCTTTAATGAAATTGCAGCTTCCTGCCGGAGTGTCCGTGGACATTAAATCCTAAGGGAAGAAGCAATGGCAAAGGGATTAATCGGTAAAAAGATAGGGATGTCCCAAATCTTCGACGAGCAAGGAAATATCATTCCTGTAACCGTCTTAGAGGTAGGTCCCTGCGCAGTTTCCCAAGTGAAATCCGTCGAGAAAGACGGTTACGCGGCGATTCAGTTGGCTTTTCAGAATGACAAAGAAAAACATCTGTCAAAAGCCCAAATGGGACATTTGGCAAATGCCGGATTGTCTCCCAAGAGAGTGTTGAAGGAATTCCGGGATTTCGGCGACGCACCTGCACAGGGTGCCGAGCTTAAGGCGCAAGACGTATTTGCAGTTTCCGATACGGTGAAAGTAACGGGGACCAGCAAGGGAAAAGGATTTCAGGGTGTGATCAAACGTTACGGTCACCACGGAGGTCCGGGAGCTCACGGTTCCCGTTTCCATAGACACCCAGGTTCTATGGGTTCCAACACCACACCAGGAAGGGTATTCAAAGGGCGCAAGCTCCCGGGACGCACCGGTTCCGATACCAAAACTGTTTTGAATCTGAAAGTGGTTCGTATTCACGAAGCGGAAAATCTGGTGTTTGTCAGCGGCTCCGTTCCAGGGCCTGCGAATACCATTGTTACCATCGAGAAGCTATAAAAATCCGGTAGAGTCATGAAAGCACAGAAGTACTCCAGAGAAGGAAAGCTGTTGTCGGAAATCGAATTGCCAGCGGCAATTTTCGAATCCAAATACAGTAGCGGCGCTATCTACGACGCCATTAAGGCGGAAAACGCTAACCTGCGTTCCGGGAATCACCATACCAAGACCCGAGCAGAAGTTTCCGGGGGCGGGAAAAAACCCTGGTCTCAAAAAGGGACCGGTCGCGCTCGCCAAGGATCCATTCGGGCTCCTCAATGGGTTGGCGGTGGTACCGTTCACGGACCCAGAAAGAGGGATTATTCCTACAAAGTTTCTCCGAAAGTGAAGCGTCGTGCAGTACTTTCGATTCTGAACAAGAAGGCGCAGTCCACGGCGATTAAGATCGTAGAGGATCTGGATCCGAAAGAATTTAATACCAAGGCTTTTGCGACTTTATTCAATAATATCGGATTAAAGAATACCGGAGTCATCGGTTTCATGGTGGGTGGAGAGAACGATTTTCTGAAAAAATCCGTTCGCAACATCCCGACCGTGAAATACATCAACTCCAAACGCATTTCTATCCGGGATATTCTCTACAATCGAAACCTGGTCATCACCGAG contains:
- a CDS encoding sensor histidine kinase; this encodes MKKYPTYFAIPPMLTAFFVLTGWQFDLQFFKRILPGLVAMNPATGATFLVIGLAIFFSAMFSEKRISFYRIALSLFIVVSGIGASKLFTIFELYDFGIDRILFAKKIAEDVVNGTPNRMAPNTAFCFLLVGLAGYFSIRKEESSKTISNFLAFPVLLIGIFSIIGYLYGVKEFYGVLTYIPMALHTAVCFIFYAGAILAINPESGFMKTFTSPRLGGRIFRALLPLVVLVPILFGYIRLLIGAKIPLAVELYVGILITSIIFTFFAAVWYVSSILNRIDLARTVAEERLQKSNKGLEAFSYSVSHDLRAPLRAVSGYTKILIEDHIEELSEDAISLTGKILANADRMSELIEDLLQFSKSERAELRKVKLSMKELVETVASDLKGYEAGRNVEFRIYEIPDALADFVTIRQVWINLISNALKYTKNKNKAVIEIGSEPTEGGVAYFVKDNGAGFNMNYYSRLFGVFQRLHAQEEFEGTGVGLATVKSIVERHGGKIWAEGEQDHGATFYFSLPK
- a CDS encoding TMEM175 family protein; protein product: MLWSHNYNRLAGQRIHRTEALADGVFAVAFTLLVLDIKLPATELIRSESDLIAYLVSISHKLLSYGLSFITLGIFWTAHSMQFTFIRKSDRHLSWISVLYLSFVSLLPFSTAFLSEFIQFKTAVVLYWLNLVLLGATIYFHWAYAYRNDLLDTDHPDIQAIDRIIRKRVIYAQIFYGLSTMLCLIDNYLSIAVTFLIQLNYAVAPRFKRKRT
- the lp30 gene encoding plasminogen-binding receptor Lp30, coding for MRPYFERMMLLVFFAMIANCTSHVIRAYNPTNEKDKKNFGLVAFGFYVYNPEMNGPFGIGKLLSKDSGTVYTYLTSDSIKFSEVILKDGKGNVVTANPYPMEAPTIMEKVGSTQYYEGKKGYIEPFYLLLSVDPKKEYLISRVTYTYQINCGQNCQRTIVRDFPLDSNQSFKSFPIRAKAGEITFGGIIMAKVIRTTKENPYGLIDDAAGITELFSGNKVAIVFEPGEGYIKSMDSNFLRKVFYNDISIDKVDKKNAEKLFYEKLSKAYPDGFWKKLAETKQQAFSK
- a CDS encoding LIC_13387 family protein; translation: MKPKILLRIAALLILFHTVGHTFGMQNRKNVQEPSAQSLLQSMSEVKVPMMGKVTNRSYDDFYYGMGIALSVSLFSVALLLWLLGNVSEKNANTVRILSIPILIHLAGLAVIEFLYFFPLPAWTSALACVCIGASLVKRSDG
- a CDS encoding spinster family MFS transporter, with translation MELSGKQTENAWKILILLFFANLLNFFDRTIPAILVEPIRHEWTLSDLELGLMGSVFTVVYAIAGVPLGRLADSGTRKKIMGWGLSAWSLFTGINGLAWNYLSFLFVRMGVGVGEATYAPAANSMIGDLFPAHKRARATGIFMLGLPLGLLLAFFTVGAMVKSFGTWRAPFFIAAVPGFILAVCFFLIREPERGAAEAVRISEKTVSQPIKTVLKNRTMWWLILSGLTFNFAVYAVNSFLVSLLQRYFHVSLTEAAITTGCIVGVTGLVGLTLGGWLADRIHQRWERGRLLFGAFNLLVCGIAVWFALKQPESSVLLFSSLFGFGWLLSYNYYTCVYPAIQDVIEPRLRATAMALYFAAMYLLGGAAGPTVVGWISDQYSRKAMIESGTMEMSERFKAIGLHEALILIPFTVLVSAIFVFFASRSFAEDARRMKQSLSDRT
- a CDS encoding elongation factor G-like protein, whose product is MFLPTLNPGIFAHIDAGKTTLLERILFVTGRISAPGRIEEGTTESDYLPEEIERGISIQSTVARIQYPSSENARLLLQFVDNPGHLDFQSQANASLLVADFGLVLIDSYEGLKSQTFQNVEMLRKSGKPIFIFLNKLDRQGADILSSLVDLEVALGREPTLLFREDGTVPLLDKSGAEGEFLPLLEWDASLSEEYLKHPERLSELALLGFVRGFWAGRIFPVLGGSALHGNGVKELLSIFELVALGRPKSSPQNEEIAGIVFKREVHPELGKLLHFQALAPMQVGDRFFSEGAALQIQNLYRISAREAEETSNAEPGELLATTSFLSPHPGDVFTRHNVPNPNLLSPARKQFQILLEPERGEDREEFWGVLQELAWLDESVSLDILSDTGQFRLSGTGELHLEISLSRLKESFPKSFQTSGIKVARFALWKNLVKKVAFQHTAFDQKVSSGQVLASLESSHSFSKGVRFQTQLPEEVESAIAFAFEEVLATGRNGDEVLGVQMIVNSFEPPSGGFGEDLSSLIKVAVIKGLKDIIPSNTDPIGPVSEIEILLPDSYLGDVLASLAKREAKIRKVVSVAEGRSLIQASAAAQNLLGFSGVLRNMAQGRGVLSLDTLFDFDHHSVLH
- the tuf gene encoding elongation factor Tu yields the protein MAKEKFDRSKPHLNVGTIGHVDHGKTTLTAAITTTLAKVLGGKNKAVAYDQIDNAPEEKARGITIATSHQEYETANRHYAHVDCPGHADYVKNMITGAAQMDAAILVVSATDGPMPQTKEHILLARQVGVPYIIVYINKADMLADDEREEMIQMVEMDVRDLLNKYSFPGDNTPIVYGSALKALEGEDSELGTKSIIKLMEALDTYVPNPKRIVDKPFLMPVEDVFSITGRGTVATGRVEQGTLKINDEVEIVGIRPTTKTVVTGIEMFRKLLDAAEAGDNIGALLRGTKKEDIERGQVLAKPGSITPHKKFNAEVYVLTKDEGGRHTPFFNNYRPQFYFRTTDITGVCNLPSGMEMVMPGDNVTMSIELIHPIAMDKGLKFAIREGGKTIGSGVVAEITE
- the rpsJ gene encoding 30S ribosomal protein S10; translated protein: MAGQKIRVKLKAFDHKLIDQSTYEIVATAKRTGATVSGPIPLPTKKEIYTVLRSPHVNKKSREQFEMKTHKRLIDILDTNEDTVEALMKLQLPAGVSVDIKS
- the rplC gene encoding 50S ribosomal protein L3; amino-acid sequence: MAKGLIGKKIGMSQIFDEQGNIIPVTVLEVGPCAVSQVKSVEKDGYAAIQLAFQNDKEKHLSKAQMGHLANAGLSPKRVLKEFRDFGDAPAQGAELKAQDVFAVSDTVKVTGTSKGKGFQGVIKRYGHHGGPGAHGSRFHRHPGSMGSNTTPGRVFKGRKLPGRTGSDTKTVLNLKVVRIHEAENLVFVSGSVPGPANTIVTIEKL
- the rplD gene encoding 50S ribosomal protein L4, whose amino-acid sequence is MKAQKYSREGKLLSEIELPAAIFESKYSSGAIYDAIKAENANLRSGNHHTKTRAEVSGGGKKPWSQKGTGRARQGSIRAPQWVGGGTVHGPRKRDYSYKVSPKVKRRAVLSILNKKAQSTAIKIVEDLDPKEFNTKAFATLFNNIGLKNTGVIGFMVGGENDFLKKSVRNIPTVKYINSKRISIRDILYNRNLVITEGALGEILKHYGESK